One window of Paenibacillus albicereus genomic DNA carries:
- a CDS encoding FecCD family ABC transporter permease, translating to MAGLVIALVLLAAAACLSLMVGAKRLSIDTVLQALLSSSDTYEHRVILDSRLPRTLLALAVGPAFGLSGALIQALTRNPLADPGILGVSAGAAFAVAIGVGFFSIGTVSGSVGFALVGAFAATVIVYVIGGGGGRSSPTPVQLTLAGVAIGAALSGFTTAMTILDSKAFERMLNWTVGTLARTSLTDVAPVLPILLVGALLALAISPALNAIAFGEDRAASLGVNVLLVRGIGLVAVTLLAGGATAIAGPIGFLGLMVPHCIRWFVGPSQPWIFVYSLVVAPLLLLVADMIGRTVLSPAEVPVGIIMGFIGGPILILLVRRRSAGARS from the coding sequence ATGGCGGGGCTCGTCATCGCGCTCGTCCTGCTTGCGGCTGCCGCGTGCCTGAGCTTGATGGTCGGAGCGAAGCGGCTGTCCATCGATACCGTCCTGCAAGCGCTGCTTTCCAGCAGCGACACCTACGAGCACCGGGTCATACTGGATTCCCGGCTGCCTCGGACGCTGCTCGCGCTCGCGGTCGGTCCTGCATTCGGACTGTCCGGAGCGCTTATCCAGGCGTTGACGAGAAATCCATTGGCTGACCCCGGCATTCTTGGCGTGAGTGCAGGGGCAGCCTTTGCTGTTGCTATAGGCGTCGGCTTCTTTTCCATCGGCACGGTATCGGGATCCGTCGGCTTCGCGCTTGTCGGCGCGTTCGCGGCGACGGTCATCGTGTACGTGATCGGAGGCGGCGGGGGCAGAAGCTCGCCGACGCCCGTTCAGCTGACGCTTGCGGGCGTCGCGATCGGCGCGGCCTTGAGCGGGTTTACGACCGCCATGACGATCCTGGACAGCAAGGCGTTCGAGCGCATGCTGAACTGGACCGTGGGGACGCTGGCCCGCACGAGCCTGACGGATGTCGCGCCCGTGCTGCCGATCCTGCTCGTCGGCGCCCTGCTGGCGCTGGCGATCTCGCCTGCGCTCAACGCGATCGCTTTCGGCGAGGATCGGGCGGCCTCGCTAGGCGTGAACGTGCTGCTGGTCCGCGGCATCGGCCTGGTCGCGGTCACGCTGCTTGCGGGCGGCGCGACCGCGATCGCGGGTCCGATCGGCTTTCTCGGGCTGATGGTTCCCCACTGTATCCGCTGGTTCGTCGGTCCGAGCCAGCCTTGGATCTTCGTCTACTCGCTCGTCGTCGCTCCGCTGCTGCTCTTGGTCGCCGACATGATCGGGCGAACCGTCCTGTCGCCGGCCGAGGTTCCTGTCGGCATCATCATGGGCTTCATCGGCGGGCCGATCCTGATCCTGCTTGTCCGTCGCCGCTCGGCTGGCGCGCGGTCATGA
- a CDS encoding iron-siderophore ABC transporter substrate-binding protein, protein MKKAGMKKSLGSLSIAAAIAVGLMGCSSNADNGANSSNAANANTSPSPAAEAAFNASIDTKFGQVNLTEEPKRIVALGWGDAETALSLGVQPVGASDWLAFGGDGVGPWLEGAYTTPPTILGTMELDYEKIASLDPDLILDVKSSGDEERYKRLSEIATTVGVPADGDNYLTSTEEQVNMIAEALGKEEEGAALLKQVDDAFAKAAADHPEFAGKSIVVGAYSSDGFGAYVKGDARLDFMERLGFKNKEEVEQMSEGNFYVKVSDEKLDLLDADATVIMPIWVDPKEITDNKLFQKIPSVVDGRSLILDEDTSNAFSTGTVPSLLWTIENLPAQVKAIVKG, encoded by the coding sequence AAGAAAGCCGGAATGAAGAAAAGCCTAGGTAGCCTGTCCATCGCGGCTGCGATCGCAGTCGGACTGATGGGATGCTCGTCCAACGCCGACAACGGAGCGAACAGCTCCAATGCAGCGAATGCCAACACCAGTCCGTCGCCTGCTGCGGAAGCAGCGTTCAACGCCAGCATCGATACCAAATTCGGTCAAGTGAACCTCACGGAAGAACCGAAACGCATCGTCGCGCTGGGCTGGGGCGATGCCGAGACGGCGCTCAGCCTCGGCGTCCAGCCGGTCGGCGCAAGCGACTGGCTCGCATTCGGCGGCGACGGAGTCGGCCCATGGCTGGAAGGCGCCTACACGACACCCCCTACGATTCTCGGAACGATGGAGCTCGATTACGAGAAGATCGCTTCCCTCGATCCCGACCTGATCCTGGACGTGAAGAGCTCCGGGGACGAGGAGCGCTACAAGCGCCTGTCCGAAATCGCCACGACGGTCGGCGTGCCGGCAGACGGCGACAACTATCTGACCTCCACGGAGGAGCAGGTCAACATGATCGCCGAAGCTCTCGGCAAGGAAGAAGAAGGCGCGGCGCTGCTCAAGCAAGTCGACGACGCGTTCGCCAAAGCGGCTGCGGACCATCCGGAGTTCGCCGGCAAGTCCATCGTCGTCGGGGCGTATTCCTCCGATGGCTTCGGCGCCTATGTGAAGGGCGATGCCCGACTCGACTTCATGGAACGGCTTGGATTCAAGAACAAGGAAGAAGTGGAGCAGATGTCCGAAGGCAATTTCTACGTCAAAGTCTCGGACGAGAAGCTGGACCTGCTGGATGCGGACGCGACGGTCATCATGCCGATCTGGGTCGATCCGAAGGAAATTACGGACAACAAGCTGTTCCAGAAAATCCCGTCTGTCGTCGACGGCAGATCCCTCATCCTCGATGAAGACACGTCCAACGCGTTCTCCACGGGCACCGTTCCGTCGCTGCTGTGGACGATCGAGAACCTGCCTGCCCAAGTCAAAGCCATCGTAAAAGGGTGA